GCCGTTTGTCCTTTCGCTCACCGTGCTGGCGGGCGCGTCGGAATTTATGTTTATCGGCATTGTCGCCAGCGGCGGAAATCCGCTGGCCGCCGCCGCAGCGGGTTTGCTGGTCAATGCGCGTCATGTTCCGTTTGGCGTGACGGTGCGTGAACTGGTCGGCAAACGCGGCGCGAGCTTTTTGGGCTGCCACATCATGAACGACGAAAGCGTGGTGTTTGGCCTGTCGCAAAAAACGCCGGAGCAGCGCAAAGCAGCCTATTGGTTGTGCGGTTTGGGTGTCGCCATTATCTGGCCGCTCGGCACGTTGCTGGGCGCAGGGGTTGGGAAATTATTGCCTGCGCCGGAGACCATCGGTCTGGACGCCGTTTTCCCGGCCATTCTATTGGCTTTGGTGGTGCCTGCGTTTAAGAACCGCACCACGCTTATCCGCGCCTGTAGCGGTGCGGCGCTGTCGCTGGCGGCGGTGCCGTTTGCGCCTGTCGGTTTGCCGGTGTTGCTCTCGTTACTGGGCCTTGCTGCGAGGAAGAAATAATGGGCAATATGACGATTTTCATCCTTGGCATCGCCATTTTATCGGCGGGAACGTACCTGATGCGCCTTGGCGGCGCGAAGCTGGGCAACCGTTTAGCGCTCTCTGAGCGTTCTCAGGCGCTGCTTTCCGATGCGGCAACGGTGCTGTTATTTTCCGTGGCGCTGGCAACCACGTTTTACGAAGGCGAACATTTTGCTGGAATGGCGCGGGTGACCGGTGTGGCGTTTGCGGTGTTTTTGGCGTGGCGGAAAATGCCGTTG
This sequence is a window from Enterobacter sp. 638. Protein-coding genes within it:
- a CDS encoding AzlC family ABC transporter permease, whose amino-acid sequence is MKHYFSCLKGDTIKAIVLVCLAVGVVGVSYGSLAMAYGFPIWVPFVLSLTVLAGASEFMFIGIVASGGNPLAAAAAGLLVNARHVPFGVTVRELVGKRGASFLGCHIMNDESVVFGLSQKTPEQRKAAYWLCGLGVAIIWPLGTLLGAGVGKLLPAPETIGLDAVFPAILLALVVPAFKNRTTLIRACSGAALSLAAVPFAPVGLPVLLSLLGLAARKK
- a CDS encoding AzlD domain-containing protein, which gives rise to MGNMTIFILGIAILSAGTYLMRLGGAKLGNRLALSERSQALLSDAATVLLFSVALATTFYEGEHFAGMARVTGVAFAVFLAWRKMPLIVVIFAAAIVTALLRLAGIN